AAATTTGCAGAAAGATTTGGATTTTGAAGGCCCAGTACTTGGATATGTTGGTAGACTGCTTCAGTTCAAGGACTTCTTTGGTGGATATTGttcaattagttttaaaaaatgtaaataataataataatttgttttaaaaaatgtgttccatttgttaaatttgctttaaaaaaaatatactatCGATAAAAATCTGtctaagatgaaagcatataaaatgagtttgaaacaaaaatgcgACACTAGATAACATGTCCTAGACAAGTATGATCAGGACATTCAACATGCGGCTGTAGACAACATGCATTGAACAAGTATGATTGTCACACTGAgcaaacattttaaaattttagcgtataaaatagaataaacttaaaaatctAAACCCGAGACTTTTCATTCCTCGTCTTGAAGCTTTGTATCCTTGTTTATTTAAGGAAGGAATGCCACAAGTTTGgaatgtgtgtgtgtggttAAGGTCTAAGGGGATGGTGGGGACAAGGCAAAATTAAAGGTTTTAGGGACACATTttcacccttataaatgatgaaacTAAAAAGAGGAAATGGGTTGGACAAGCATGTGATGCCTTCATTCAATCATGAGTAGCTCACGAGTAacgaaaatgaaacatttagAAAGTCGTTTTGAACAGCCTGTTGGAATCACTGCTGAAGACTTGCCAACGAAAACATTTAGAAAGTCATTCCGAACAGATCGTCTAACCACAAAATCTAGCTCAATAGATCAAACTGACTCTTCGTCCCACATTTATAAACCAACATTTAACAACTTACGAGTATTCAGCGACTTTCACAATCGACACGTGGACCATACCACATTTGGGTTGAATGTTCACTAACAACTCGATCACATTACAACACATTCATGTCCCTTGAACCAGACAGTCAGGCAGCTaacagaaaattttcaagaccCACGAAACAGCTCGACCCAAAAACGAAATAATATGGAACGGATCACAAtcataagtaaataatatatagatTCATTTACAAAAGAATGCAAACAATATGTTTCTTTCAGGTACATACATACAATAACCATTACAAACTAATTCCTCTTCATGTATCGTTTCCTTTTTGACTGTATATGAAGGAGTggacaaaatggtattgatTTATGAAGTATGGCTTTGGAAGTGGGAAATATAAAACAAGCAGAGAGCATCAGGCAGAGAAGTATGATCTTTTTGCTCATAACTAGAACAACCTACGttatttgttcttcctttAACCGTAGAACTCCAGCATGCTGATGTCGGGAGTTCCCATGATCATTGttcttatttgaaatattatgtGATTTTAGCTGTGGAACGTTACTGTTGACTGACCTGTGGCTGCTGATTTTACCAGCTGGAACGTCATGATTGTGTTTACCCTCATATGTCGTTATGACAGCTTTCGGGTCCGTTGAAGCTCTCTCTACATGTTTACGAACATTGCATCCTGATGTCGTGCATTTATAGTAGCTCCTGCAATGAAGATCGTTTGATGAATGTAAAAAAAGGACAATCCCAAAGATAGTGTCAACAACATCTCGCGCAAACATAGACCAGTCTTGACATTTCGAATTACGACCAAGaatgtaacggctcaagcccaccgatagcagatattgtcctctttggactttccatttcgggcttcccttcaaggtttttaaaatgtgtgtgctagggagaggtttctatgcccttataaagaatgctccattctcctccccaaccaatgcgggatctcacgatctaccctctttcggggcccagcatcctcactggcactcgcttccttctccaatcgatgtgacaccccccaatccacccccccttcgagcccagcatcctcactggcacactgcctcgtgtccaccccctatGGGGTTCAacctcctcactgacacattaTCCAGTGTttgtctctgataccatttgtaacagttcagcccaccactagcagatattgtcctccttggactttccctcaaggtttttaaaacgcgtctgagaggtttccacacccttctaaagaatgtttcgttctcctctccaaccgatatgggatctcacaaaggAAGATGTTAGTTTTGaagtgtttgaatttttaagaCCACTTTGTTCGTTGATATAATGGCAATCTACATTTCTATAACTCGAACTACTGAAACTTAATGAGATAAAAAGCACGCTTACGACTCACGACTCACCTGGGGTAAGGGTTGCCTTTGACAATTTTCTGCCCGTACTTTCGCCACCTGTAGCCATCGTCCAATAGATCGACTTCACTTGTAGTCTGCACAATGATTCTGGATTCTGCAAGAGTCCTATGAGAAGATGCTGGCTCAGAAAGTCTTACCTCAGTGTTCCTGCATAATAGAGGTAGAACGTTGTgcatatcaataaaaaaacaagcaGCAGCTATATACTTGTAAGTTGAAAAGCTATATTCATCTGCATAATAATGCTTACCGTCTCTTGGCATCAGGCTCGTCGTCATCTTTTCGATTCACTCCAGTCTCTATTTCACTCCCTCCCTCACCATCACTAGTACCTGACAACTGTTCATGCGTAACATGACTCGATTCTTGATCATTCTTTATGAAAGACACATCTTTCAGCTCGTTCAATTTTCTCTGAACTTGAGAACATAGCTCAGGATTTCCATGAGTACTTGAACATCCATTAGAATTTACGACATCCTTTCCCCGCTTGTTCGGTTGAGGTTGTTTGTGGTTGTGCTCCCCCTTGTAGATAATCTCAGTGACTTGTCCTTCAAGAGATCGTTCAACCTTTTTCCTAACAGGACAATTCGGGTGCGTGCACTTATAGTAGCTTCGAGGAAATTCACCGCCCTTCACTTGTTTCTGTCCATATTTTCTCCAATTGTAGCCATCATCAGCAGGTCTACCAACAGTACACAAAGAAGATTGCACTCTCTGCTCTGATTGAGAGATATCCAATACCTCTTTGGATGCAACTCCAGCGTTCGGGAATGGCGGTTGCATCGGATGATCTTTAGTCTTCTCGCCCAGAAAGGTCGTCGAAAGCTCTAAGGACGACGCAAAGGGTGCTACTGATGGTGACAAAGATGCTGCTTGAATTTGCTTATGAGAATAGGCTTCTGCAGCCTGCATCGTAACCTGAGCCAAAGCCTGCTGATGGGTCATTCCAAAAGGTCCCTATAACAAGCCATGCCAAAACAAAGTGAGCCAACGTTCACAAAGTCTACCAAGAACGACATAACAGGCCAATGTTCATCTTTATTTCTTCTAAGACAATTCA
This genomic window from Cucurbita pepo subsp. pepo cultivar mu-cu-16 chromosome LG01, ASM280686v2, whole genome shotgun sequence contains:
- the LOC111779373 gene encoding probable WRKY transcription factor 4: MGDDEEEPPPSSPQPPSKLKLRPLRPTINLPPRTSMESLFSGGPGLGFGFSPGPMTLVSSFFSDPDDCKSFSQLLAGAMTSPVAAPPLESEFKGPPGLLDSPGLLSPSQGPFGMTHQQALAQVTMQAAEAYSHKQIQAASLSPSVAPFASSLELSTTFLGEKTKDHPMQPPFPNAGVASKEVLDISQSEQRVQSSLCTVGRPADDGYNWRKYGQKQVKGGEFPRSYYKCTHPNCPVRKKVERSLEGQVTEIIYKGEHNHKQPQPNKRGKDVVNSNGCSSTHGNPELCSQVQRKLNELKDVSFIKNDQESSHVTHEQLSGTSDGEGGSEIETGVNRKDDDEPDAKRRNTEVRLSEPASSHRTLAESRIIVQTTSEVDLLDDGYRWRKYGQKIVKGNPYPRSYYKCTTSGCNVRKHVERASTDPKAVITTYEGKHNHDVPAGKISSHRSVNSNVPQLKSHNISNKNNDHGNSRHQHAGVLRLKEEQIT